Proteins from a genomic interval of Vreelandella profundi:
- the prpC gene encoding bifunctional 2-methylcitrate synthase/citrate synthase, giving the protein MADKPVTGAGLRGQSAGSTALCTVGKTGSGLTYRGFDIKELAEKAKFEEVAYLLLKGKLPNQAELNEYISKLKSLRGLPDALKTVLEQIPKDAHPMDVMRTGASMLGNLETEESFDQQQDVSDRLLAVLPSIICYWYRFSHDGVRIDTETDDNSVGGHFLNMLRGEPASELHARVMNVSLILYAEHEFNASTFTARVCASTLSDMHSCVTGAIGSLRGPLHGGANEAAMAMIEDWTSPEEAESKIMSMLERKDKIMGFGHAIYRESDPRNAIIKHWSKKLSDDVGDDVLYAVSERVEEVMWREKKLFCNADFFHASAYHFMDIPTKLFTPIFVMSRVTGWAAHVFEQRANNRIIRPSADYTGPEKSEWVPIEARD; this is encoded by the coding sequence ATGGCTGATAAACCCGTGACAGGTGCAGGACTACGTGGTCAGAGTGCAGGCAGCACTGCGCTGTGCACGGTAGGTAAAACAGGCTCGGGCCTGACCTATCGTGGATTTGATATTAAAGAGCTGGCTGAAAAAGCCAAATTTGAAGAAGTGGCTTACCTGCTGCTAAAGGGCAAGCTGCCCAATCAAGCCGAGCTTAATGAGTACATTAGCAAGCTGAAAAGCCTGCGTGGGCTGCCTGACGCTTTGAAGACCGTGCTCGAGCAGATTCCCAAAGACGCGCATCCTATGGATGTGATGCGCACAGGTGCCTCAATGCTGGGCAATCTGGAAACCGAGGAGAGTTTTGATCAACAGCAGGATGTCTCAGACCGTTTATTAGCGGTGCTGCCCTCTATCATTTGCTACTGGTATCGCTTTTCCCACGACGGCGTGCGCATTGATACTGAAACTGACGATAACTCCGTGGGCGGTCATTTTCTCAATATGCTGCGCGGCGAACCGGCCTCTGAGCTGCATGCACGGGTAATGAACGTATCGTTGATTCTGTATGCCGAGCACGAATTTAATGCCTCTACCTTTACCGCTCGTGTGTGTGCCTCAACGCTTTCTGATATGCATTCCTGCGTGACCGGGGCGATTGGTTCGCTACGTGGCCCGCTGCATGGCGGTGCTAACGAAGCTGCAATGGCGATGATTGAGGATTGGACGTCGCCGGAAGAAGCGGAAAGCAAGATCATGAGCATGCTTGAGCGCAAGGACAAGATCATGGGCTTTGGGCACGCGATTTATCGCGAGTCTGACCCTCGCAACGCGATTATCAAGCACTGGTCGAAAAAGCTCTCTGACGATGTGGGCGATGATGTCCTGTACGCCGTTTCCGAGCGGGTCGAAGAGGTTATGTGGCGCGAGAAGAAGCTGTTCTGTAATGCTGATTTCTTTCACGCTAGTGCTTATCACTTTATGGATATTCCCACCAAGCTGTTTACGCCGATTTTCGTTATGTCGCGCGTCACAGGCTGGGCGGCCCACGTGTTTGAACAGCGCGCTAATAACCGCATTATCCGCCCCAGCGCCGATTATACCGGCCCCGAGAAGAGCGAGTGGGTGCCGATAGAAGCACGAGACTGA
- the prpB gene encoding methylisocitrate lyase, with amino-acid sequence MSQMTPGARFRAALEANRPLPILGTINAYTALMADKVGHQAIYLSGGGVANASFGLPDLGMTTMNDVVEDAHRICGATELPLLVDIDTGWGGAFNIARTVKEMQRAGVAAIHMEDQVAQKRCGHRPNKAIVSQQEMVDRIKAAADAKIDPDFYLIARTDAFQKEGLDAAIERANACIDAGADAIFAEAVHTLDDYKAFCERVNAPILANITEFGATPLFTQRELGDVGCRMVLYPLSAFRAMNAAALQVYQSILDNGHQKEVVPLMQTRDELYDFLNYHDFEQKLDALFVEQGDGQ; translated from the coding sequence ATGTCACAGATGACTCCCGGTGCTCGTTTCCGCGCCGCGCTTGAAGCCAATCGCCCGCTGCCCATTTTAGGCACTATCAATGCATACACCGCGCTGATGGCCGATAAAGTGGGTCACCAGGCGATTTATCTTTCCGGTGGTGGCGTTGCCAATGCCTCATTCGGCCTGCCGGACCTGGGCATGACAACCATGAACGACGTGGTCGAAGATGCTCATCGGATCTGCGGCGCCACTGAGCTGCCGCTGCTGGTAGACATCGATACGGGCTGGGGAGGCGCTTTTAATATTGCGCGCACGGTTAAAGAAATGCAGCGTGCAGGCGTTGCCGCCATTCACATGGAAGATCAGGTTGCTCAGAAGCGCTGTGGTCACCGCCCTAATAAGGCGATTGTGTCTCAGCAGGAAATGGTGGACCGCATCAAGGCCGCCGCCGATGCCAAAATTGATCCCGATTTTTATTTAATTGCTCGCACCGATGCGTTTCAAAAAGAGGGGCTGGATGCGGCTATTGAGCGCGCAAATGCCTGCATTGACGCCGGCGCTGATGCGATTTTTGCTGAGGCAGTCCACACGCTGGATGATTACAAAGCTTTCTGTGAACGCGTCAACGCACCCATTTTAGCCAATATCACTGAGTTCGGTGCCACGCCGCTATTTACTCAAAGGGAGCTGGGCGATGTTGGCTGTCGCATGGTGCTCTATCCACTTTCTGCGTTTCGCGCCATGAATGCGGCGGCGCTGCAGGTTTATCAAAGTATTCTTGATAACGGCCACCAAAAAGAGGTGGTGCCACTGATGCAGACACGCGACGAGCTGTACGATTTTCTGAATTACCACGATTTTGAGCAGAAGCTGGATGCGCTGTTCGTTGAGCAAGGCGATGGCCAATAA
- a CDS encoding GntR family transcriptional regulator, producing the protein MATLTSHSSPAATAPSKATGEESTPFEIAASAATLPEVRTLAERVFHQLQDAIVRGELAPGSKITEPGLSKTYGISRGPLREAMRRLEAHRLIQRVPHVGARVVQLSMKELLELFDLREALESMAARLAAEHMSAAEVQGLRDVLALHEGQADLQRGEAYYQREGDLDFHYCIVQGSHNKMLMNLLCDDLYYLVRLYRTQFSASGTRPQRAFVEHHRIVDAIEAGDAELAELLMRRHVSASRANVADRYAAALQQSVSTLQR; encoded by the coding sequence ATGGCAACACTGACTTCTCATTCCTCTCCCGCCGCTACTGCACCATCTAAAGCGACGGGCGAAGAGAGCACCCCTTTTGAAATCGCTGCTTCAGCAGCAACGTTGCCCGAAGTTCGCACCCTTGCCGAACGGGTATTTCACCAGCTTCAGGATGCCATTGTGCGCGGCGAGCTGGCACCAGGCAGCAAAATTACCGAGCCTGGGCTTTCGAAAACCTACGGTATCTCACGGGGGCCGCTGCGCGAGGCAATGCGGCGCTTAGAGGCACATCGTTTGATTCAGCGCGTTCCTCACGTGGGCGCACGCGTGGTTCAGCTTTCCATGAAAGAGCTTTTAGAGCTTTTTGATCTGCGCGAAGCGTTGGAAAGTATGGCCGCTCGGCTAGCCGCGGAGCATATGTCAGCCGCAGAGGTTCAGGGCTTACGTGATGTGTTGGCGCTACATGAAGGTCAAGCCGATTTGCAACGAGGCGAGGCCTATTATCAGCGTGAAGGTGACCTTGATTTTCACTACTGCATCGTTCAGGGCAGCCACAATAAAATGCTGATGAACCTGCTGTGCGATGACCTCTACTATTTAGTGCGCCTGTATCGCACCCAGTTTAGTGCCAGCGGCACCCGCCCGCAGCGCGCTTTTGTGGAACACCACCGCATTGTCGATGCTATAGAGGCAGGCGATGCGGAGCTAGCAGAGCTGCTGATGCGCCGCCATGTAAGCGCTTCTCGAGCCAATGTGGCTGACCGCTATGCAGCAGCCCTGCAACAGTCTGTATCTACATTGCAGCGTTAA